Proteins encoded by one window of Acuticoccus sp. MNP-M23:
- a CDS encoding ABC transporter permease subunit, producing the protein MSVVTSGPPQPSFRFNMLWTDARYRSGFIQAITMMILMLAVAWLVNNTVVNLRALGKEFDFGFLWQSAGYDINQQLIEYDSRSTNARAAVVGILNTLLVAAMGCVLATILGVIAGVARLSPNWLISKLMTVYVEGFRNVPVLLWILLVAAVVNESLPPPNAFRGEDGLDAGAVVFTNRGFYFPAPIIGDGGNIVLIIFALSVAGLFALRAWARKRQTATGEQTPVLWLGLGILIVPTLLAFFALGQPITLEYPELRGFNFRGGIFMRDSLIALWLALSLYTGAFIAEIVRAGILSVSHGQSEAAFALGLRPRRTMNLVVLPQALRVIVPPLISQYLNLAKNSSLAIAVGYMDATGTLGGITLNQTGREMECILLLMAFYLLLSLMISSVMNFYNSRVKLVER; encoded by the coding sequence ATGAGCGTCGTCACGTCAGGCCCGCCACAACCGTCTTTCCGCTTCAACATGCTCTGGACCGATGCGCGCTATCGATCCGGCTTCATCCAGGCCATCACCATGATGATCCTGATGCTGGCGGTGGCATGGCTGGTGAACAACACGGTCGTGAACCTTCGGGCGCTGGGCAAGGAATTCGATTTCGGCTTCCTCTGGCAAAGCGCCGGTTACGACATCAACCAGCAGCTGATCGAATATGACAGCCGGTCCACCAACGCCCGCGCGGCCGTGGTCGGCATTCTCAACACCCTTCTGGTGGCGGCCATGGGCTGCGTTCTGGCCACCATCCTGGGGGTCATTGCCGGTGTGGCGCGCCTTTCGCCCAACTGGCTGATTTCCAAGCTGATGACCGTTTATGTCGAAGGCTTCCGCAACGTCCCGGTGCTGCTCTGGATCCTCCTTGTAGCGGCCGTCGTGAACGAATCGCTGCCCCCGCCCAACGCATTTCGCGGCGAGGACGGGCTCGACGCGGGCGCCGTCGTCTTCACCAACCGCGGCTTTTATTTTCCAGCGCCGATCATCGGTGACGGCGGCAACATCGTCCTCATCATCTTCGCGCTGTCGGTTGCGGGCTTGTTTGCGCTGAGGGCCTGGGCGCGAAAGCGGCAGACCGCCACGGGCGAGCAGACGCCTGTCCTGTGGCTCGGCCTTGGCATTCTGATCGTGCCGACGCTGCTTGCCTTCTTCGCGCTCGGCCAGCCGATCACGCTGGAATATCCCGAGCTCAGGGGCTTCAACTTCCGCGGCGGCATCTTCATGCGCGACAGCCTGATTGCGCTGTGGCTCGCCCTTTCGCTCTACACCGGCGCTTTCATTGCCGAGATCGTGCGCGCCGGCATCCTGTCGGTCAGCCACGGGCAGTCCGAGGCGGCGTTTGCGCTGGGCCTCCGGCCCCGACGAACGATGAACCTCGTCGTCCTGCCACAGGCGCTGCGGGTCATCGTGCCGCCGCTGATCAGCCAGTATCTGAACCTTGCCAAGAACTCCTCGCTTGCAATTGCCGTCGGCTACATGGACGCCACCGGCACCCTTGGCGGCATCACGCTGAACCAGACGGGGCGCGAGATGGAATGCATCCTGCTTCTGATGGCATTCTACCTTCTCCTTTCGCTGATGATTTCCTCGGTGATGAACTTCTACAATTCCCGCGTGAAACTGGTGGAGCGGTGA
- a CDS encoding amino acid ABC transporter substrate-binding protein — translation MRIINFAAAAAVAGLIAVPANAQTLQEVKDRGNLNCGINTGLVGFAFTDENGSWQGFDVALCQAVAAAIFDDPEAVEYTSLTGKTRFTALASGEVDLLSRNTTWTLSRDVDLKLDFQGVNYYDGQGFMVPKALGVTSALELDGATICIQTGTTTELNLADYFRANDMNYEPVPIETDNEAQQKYLAEACDAYTTDASGLAAVRSSFENPSEHVILPQIVSKEPLGPVTRHGDSEWSDVVRWTLNALIIAEEKGITKENVEEMASKPVEELDPEVARLLGVDGGYGEMMGLPSDWAVKAIAATGNYAELFDEFLGPDTAVGLERGLNALYSDGGILYAPPFR, via the coding sequence ATGAGGATTATAAACTTCGCGGCAGCGGCGGCCGTCGCAGGCCTGATTGCCGTACCTGCCAACGCGCAGACCTTGCAAGAGGTCAAGGACCGAGGGAATCTGAACTGCGGGATCAATACCGGCCTCGTCGGGTTTGCATTCACGGACGAGAACGGCAGCTGGCAGGGCTTCGACGTTGCGTTGTGCCAGGCAGTCGCCGCGGCCATCTTCGACGACCCCGAAGCCGTTGAATACACCTCGCTCACCGGCAAGACGCGTTTCACCGCGCTGGCCTCCGGCGAAGTGGATCTCCTTTCCCGAAACACGACGTGGACCCTTTCGCGCGACGTGGACCTGAAGCTCGATTTCCAGGGCGTCAACTACTATGACGGTCAGGGTTTCATGGTGCCCAAGGCGCTCGGCGTGACCTCCGCGCTTGAGCTCGACGGCGCGACCATCTGCATTCAGACCGGCACCACCACCGAGCTGAACCTTGCTGACTACTTCCGCGCCAACGACATGAACTACGAGCCGGTCCCCATCGAGACCGACAACGAAGCCCAGCAAAAATATCTTGCTGAAGCCTGCGATGCATACACGACCGACGCATCCGGTCTGGCCGCTGTCCGCTCTTCGTTCGAAAACCCGAGCGAGCACGTGATCCTGCCGCAGATCGTCTCCAAGGAGCCCCTTGGTCCGGTCACGCGCCATGGCGATTCCGAATGGTCCGACGTCGTCCGCTGGACGCTGAACGCGCTGATCATTGCGGAAGAAAAAGGCATCACCAAGGAAAACGTCGAGGAAATGGCATCCAAACCGGTTGAAGAACTCGACCCGGAAGTTGCACGTCTTCTCGGTGTTGACGGGGGCTACGGCGAGATGATGGGCCTGCCGTCCGACTGGGCCGTGAAGGCCATTGCGGCGACCGGCAACTACGCCGAGCTGTTCGACGAATTTCTGGGCCCGGACACCGCGGTCGGCCTGGAGCGCGGTCTTAACGCACTTTACAGCGACGGTGGCATTCTCTACGCGCCGCCGTTCCGTTAA
- the metC gene encoding cystathionine beta-lyase, translated as MYKKPADAHQAKLAPATRIAHGGLDPSAFHGFVNPPVVHASTVLYPDIQGTIDRTQPYTYGSSGTPTTDALRALVLELEEAEDCVLTPTGRAANACALAALVKPGDHVIVLDNVYFPTRKFCDGFLTRFGVTTTYVDPLDHGAVAAALEMPTAVVFLEAPGSQTFEVPDIPHLATMAREAGATTIMDNTWATPLYFQPIAHGIDISIQSATKYFGGHSDLLMGTVSGNGEPMAKVRAAWQDLGLHVGPEDVFLTMRGIRTLDVRMERHARNARIVSEWLSGNPLVHRVLYPALPGAPGHEMWKRDFKGASGLLGITFKDRTREEVIRFIDGLALFGIGYSWGGFESLATLAPMPSLRSATTWPEDEAVVRLHIGLEDPGDLIADLDNSLKAAFAA; from the coding sequence ATGTACAAAAAGCCAGCCGACGCTCATCAGGCGAAGCTTGCACCCGCCACCCGGATCGCTCACGGCGGCCTCGACCCTTCGGCGTTTCATGGCTTTGTCAATCCACCTGTGGTGCATGCATCCACGGTGCTTTACCCGGACATTCAGGGCACGATCGACCGCACCCAGCCCTACACCTACGGTAGTTCCGGCACGCCGACGACGGACGCTTTGCGGGCTCTGGTCCTGGAACTCGAAGAGGCAGAGGACTGTGTTCTCACGCCCACAGGCCGCGCCGCGAACGCCTGCGCACTGGCTGCTTTGGTGAAACCCGGCGATCACGTCATCGTGCTGGACAACGTCTATTTTCCCACCCGCAAATTCTGCGACGGCTTTCTCACCCGCTTCGGCGTGACGACCACCTATGTCGATCCACTCGACCATGGCGCCGTTGCCGCAGCGCTCGAAATGCCCACGGCGGTGGTATTTCTGGAGGCACCGGGGTCACAAACCTTCGAGGTGCCGGACATTCCGCATCTGGCGACAATGGCACGCGAGGCCGGCGCCACCACAATCATGGATAACACCTGGGCAACGCCACTTTATTTTCAGCCCATAGCCCACGGGATCGACATCTCGATCCAGTCCGCCACCAAATATTTCGGCGGTCATTCCGACCTTCTGATGGGCACCGTCAGCGGCAATGGCGAACCGATGGCGAAGGTCCGTGCAGCCTGGCAGGACCTCGGCCTGCATGTGGGTCCGGAGGACGTGTTCCTCACCATGCGCGGGATCCGGACGCTGGATGTGCGAATGGAGCGGCATGCGCGCAATGCGCGGATCGTGTCCGAATGGCTGTCCGGCAATCCGCTGGTGCACCGCGTCCTCTACCCCGCGCTGCCGGGCGCACCGGGGCACGAAATGTGGAAGCGCGACTTCAAGGGCGCCTCTGGCCTTCTCGGCATCACGTTCAAGGACCGCACGCGCGAAGAGGTGATCCGCTTCATCGACGGTCTGGCGCTTTTCGGGATCGGGTATTCCTGGGGCGGGTTCGAGAGCCTTGCGACCCTGGCGCCCATGCCGTCCCTGCGCAGCGCCACCACGTGGCCCGAAGATGAGGCGGTGGTCCGCCTTCACATCGGCCTCGAAGACCCCGGCGACCTGATTGCCGACCTCGACAACTCGCTGAAAGCCGCCTTCGCCGCCTGA
- a CDS encoding lipid-A-disaccharide synthase N-terminal domain-containing protein, whose protein sequence is MSEAFASLGAWFHNVFVAQFTVWIAIGFFAQAMFSARFLIQWIASEKAGRSVVPVAFWFFSIAGGALLFVYALYREDPVFIAGQGMGLFIYGRNLWLIFRERRSALANTV, encoded by the coding sequence ATGTCTGAGGCTTTCGCGTCGCTGGGCGCCTGGTTCCACAACGTGTTCGTGGCGCAGTTCACCGTCTGGATCGCCATCGGCTTTTTTGCACAGGCGATGTTTTCGGCGCGCTTCCTGATCCAGTGGATCGCGTCGGAGAAGGCGGGCCGGTCTGTGGTGCCTGTGGCGTTCTGGTTCTTCTCCATCGCGGGCGGGGCGCTGTTGTTCGTGTATGCGCTTTACCGCGAAGACCCCGTGTTCATTGCGGGGCAGGGGATGGGGCTGTTCATCTACGGCCGCAATCTTTGGCTCATCTTCCGCGAACGGCGCAGCGCGCTCGCCAACACGGTCTGA
- a CDS encoding glycosyltransferase family 2 protein — protein sequence MSIVIPAKDERDAIVPLLHEVLAGPLPPPFEVIVVDDGSTDGTADAVRAAALPAVRLLRHEKSGGKSRAVRAGILAARGDIAVTVDGDGQNDPKFLADLVAPLIRDPAIGLVAGQRTQRHDGARKKIASRLANRLRRAMLADDTRDTACGLKAMRRDAYLLIPFFDNNHRFYPALFMREGWKIAHVAVADRPRTSGQSKYGTLDRALVGIPDLLGVWWLRRRSASRPVAADVLERTDV from the coding sequence GTGAGCATCGTGATCCCCGCCAAGGATGAGCGGGACGCGATCGTGCCGCTCCTGCACGAAGTTCTGGCCGGTCCGCTGCCGCCGCCATTCGAAGTGATTGTCGTGGACGACGGCTCGACCGACGGCACGGCCGACGCGGTCCGCGCCGCTGCGCTGCCTGCGGTGCGCCTGTTGCGGCACGAAAAATCGGGCGGGAAATCGCGCGCCGTTCGTGCCGGCATTCTGGCTGCCCGTGGCGACATTGCCGTGACGGTGGACGGCGACGGTCAGAACGACCCCAAGTTCCTGGCCGATCTCGTTGCCCCGCTGATCAGGGACCCTGCCATTGGTCTCGTTGCCGGCCAGCGCACGCAGCGGCACGATGGCGCCCGCAAGAAGATCGCTTCGCGCCTTGCCAACCGCCTGCGCCGCGCGATGCTGGCCGATGACACGCGCGACACCGCGTGCGGCCTGAAGGCCATGCGCCGCGACGCCTACCTGCTGATCCCGTTCTTCGACAACAACCACCGCTTCTATCCGGCGCTGTTCATGCGGGAAGGCTGGAAGATTGCCCATGTGGCGGTGGCGGATCGGCCGCGGACCAGCGGACAGTCCAAATACGGCACGCTGGACCGGGCGCTGGTCGGCATTCCCGACCTTCTGGGCGTGTGGTGGCTGCGCCGCCGCAGCGCATCCCGCCCTGTCGCGGCGGACGTTCTGGAGCGGACGGATGTCTGA
- the truB gene encoding tRNA pseudouridine(55) synthase TruB produces the protein MVKTFDLQDDQPQPAAARKPRNGNGQRRRGKPKNQLDGWIVLDKPIGITSTQALGAVKRLFLPEKAGHAGTLDPLASGLLPLAFGDATKTVPYVVDGAKRYRFTVTWGATTDTDDADGSVIASSDVRPGREAIEAALPAFVGEIMQIPPQYSAVKINGQRAYDLAREGEVVDIKARTVTITRLAIVGEPAADTCVLEADCGKGTYVRAIARDLAQALGTEGHVSQLRRTRVGPFDEADMVTLDDLREMAAADPQAAIDARLLSPALALDGLPAAEVDRVAASRLKRGQGAILRPLRDDLEGSEVRAMMAGELIALCRAEQSELHPVRVFRGGRRRITITPPAQAEAKAAAASAAAENDADASAAAEHEALAVSAAH, from the coding sequence ATGGTTAAGACCTTCGATCTGCAGGACGATCAGCCACAGCCCGCGGCGGCGCGAAAGCCCCGCAACGGCAACGGTCAGCGCCGCCGTGGCAAGCCGAAGAACCAGCTCGACGGGTGGATCGTGCTCGACAAGCCCATCGGCATCACGTCGACCCAGGCACTGGGCGCCGTGAAGCGGCTGTTCCTGCCCGAGAAGGCCGGCCATGCCGGCACGCTCGACCCGCTGGCCTCCGGCCTCCTGCCGCTCGCCTTCGGCGATGCGACCAAAACCGTGCCTTATGTGGTGGACGGTGCCAAGCGCTACCGCTTCACGGTCACCTGGGGCGCAACGACGGACACCGACGATGCCGACGGCAGCGTGATCGCGTCCAGCGACGTGCGCCCCGGCCGTGAGGCCATCGAGGCGGCCTTGCCGGCATTCGTCGGCGAAATCATGCAGATCCCGCCGCAATATTCCGCGGTGAAGATCAACGGCCAGCGCGCCTATGACCTCGCCCGCGAAGGCGAGGTGGTCGACATCAAGGCACGCACCGTGACCATCACCCGCCTTGCCATCGTCGGCGAGCCGGCGGCGGACACCTGTGTCCTGGAAGCTGATTGCGGCAAGGGCACCTATGTCCGCGCCATTGCGCGCGACCTTGCGCAGGCGCTGGGCACCGAGGGGCACGTCAGCCAGCTGCGGCGCACCCGCGTCGGCCCGTTCGACGAAGCGGACATGGTGACGCTGGACGACCTGCGCGAAATGGCAGCCGCCGACCCGCAGGCGGCCATCGACGCACGCCTCCTCAGCCCCGCCCTTGCGCTGGACGGCCTTCCTGCCGCCGAGGTGGACCGCGTGGCCGCAAGCCGCCTCAAGCGCGGGCAGGGGGCGATCCTGCGCCCGCTGCGCGACGATCTGGAGGGCAGCGAAGTGCGTGCGATGATGGCCGGCGAGCTGATTGCGCTGTGCCGTGCCGAGCAGAGCGAATTGCACCCCGTGCGCGTGTTCCGCGGCGGCCGCCGCCGGATTACCATCACGCCGCCCGCACAGGCCGAGGCGAAAGCCGCGGCAGCCAGTGCGGCCGCAGAAAACGATGCGGACGCCTCGGCAGCGGCGGAGCACGAGGCGCTCGCCGTCAGCGCGGCACACTGA
- the rbfA gene encoding 30S ribosome-binding factor RbfA has product MQSQRQLRVGELVRHALSAILARGGTYDPDIDRQPITVPEVRMSPDLKIATVLVMPLGGENRDRIIKALARNAKPLRAALAREIRQLKYMPDLRFRLDTRFDDDDWMRSVLKDPIIAKDIAKGDDGTEGTDG; this is encoded by the coding sequence ATGCAATCACAGCGTCAGCTGCGCGTCGGCGAACTCGTTCGCCACGCGCTTTCCGCCATTCTCGCGCGTGGCGGAACCTACGATCCCGACATTGACCGCCAGCCGATCACGGTGCCCGAGGTTCGGATGAGCCCGGACCTCAAGATCGCGACCGTGCTCGTCATGCCGCTGGGCGGCGAGAACCGGGACCGGATCATCAAGGCTCTGGCGCGCAACGCCAAACCGCTGCGGGCCGCGCTCGCCCGCGAGATCCGCCAGCTGAAATACATGCCGGACCTCAGGTTCCGGCTCGACACACGCTTCGATGACGATGACTGGATGCGCTCGGTTCTCAAGGACCCGATCATCGCAAAGGACATTGCGAAGGGAGACGATGGCACAGAGGGAACCGATGGTTAA
- the infB gene encoding translation initiation factor IF-2, producing the protein MSDTNDTGEQLGGRKKTLSLRRGGVEQSTTRQSFSHGRTKSVVVEKKKRRIVVPGQGDAAPAAEAAPRKPEAAAPQPAPAEPAPAPEPVVAEAAPATAATAKATTAKATPAKATPAKAAPEKPAPAPASKPAAKADKPVAAKPDEAPAPKAPAKAKEEPVVAEAAPDAVAETAKPAAKAASASASADELAAQALNLSARPRIIGRAEVKDKPAPVEAPAQRRRSSQASSPGPRSGQQRTPERDTPAPRGRTPASPPRGERVERAKEPRRGGPQVHRTLSKTEQDARARALATARTQQGEQKKRAEEEAIRERDAIDQAKRDLAEAELKREREEARRKAEEELAARKAAQEETAAANKAADASATEVDGEVRPARGTGPVRRKTSKELEEDEAASAKAKKARATPTKTAVKGDDRRRTKLTITTALEDDSERGRSLAALRRRREKEKRGGSRSGPREKVVREVVIPDAISIQDLASRMSERGVDVIKLLMKEGQMHKITDIIDAETAELVVTEFGHTVKRVSEADVEEGLFDARDMDLENSITRPPVVTIMGHVDHGKTSLLDAIRKANVVSGEAGGITQHIGAYQVELDGQKITFLDTPGHAAFTQMRARGAKATDIVILVVAADDGVMPQTAEAISHAKAAGVPMIVAINKIDKPGADPTRVRTDLLQQDIVVESMSGDVQDVEVSALKGLNLDKLLEAVILQSEFLELKANPDREAHGVVVEAKLDKGRGSVATVLVQQGTLRVGDIIVAGTEWGKVRALLNDQGDRVSEALPSMPVEVLGLNATPEAGDQFVVVDSEGRAREITEYRERLKRDTSTAPSTAVSLEQMMSNLQAAGLSEFPIVLKADVQGSSEAIVGALEKLNTDEVAARVLHQGVGAITESDVTLAAATGGVIIGFNVRANKQARESADRAGVEIRYYSIIYNLIDDVKDAMSGMLKPERRETFIGYAEILQVFNITKTGKVAGCRVTEGMVERGAGVRLLRDNVVIHEGMLKTLKRFKDEVKEVQVGQECGMAFEKYEDIREGDTIECFRVEEVERTLA; encoded by the coding sequence ATGAGCGATACGAACGACACCGGCGAACAACTTGGCGGGCGCAAGAAAACCTTGAGCCTGCGTCGCGGCGGTGTGGAGCAGTCTACCACACGGCAGAGCTTCTCCCACGGGCGCACCAAGTCGGTTGTGGTCGAAAAGAAGAAGCGCCGGATTGTGGTTCCGGGACAGGGCGATGCCGCACCTGCCGCCGAGGCTGCGCCGCGCAAGCCGGAAGCTGCTGCACCGCAGCCGGCACCGGCCGAGCCCGCACCGGCCCCCGAACCCGTCGTGGCAGAAGCCGCGCCGGCGACGGCTGCGACCGCCAAGGCGACCACTGCCAAAGCGACACCCGCCAAGGCGACACCTGCAAAGGCAGCGCCCGAGAAGCCTGCGCCCGCACCTGCCAGCAAGCCAGCCGCCAAGGCTGACAAGCCGGTTGCCGCGAAGCCCGACGAAGCGCCGGCCCCCAAGGCACCCGCCAAGGCGAAGGAAGAGCCGGTCGTGGCCGAGGCCGCGCCTGACGCTGTGGCTGAAACTGCCAAGCCGGCAGCCAAGGCCGCGAGCGCGAGCGCGAGCGCCGACGAGCTGGCGGCCCAGGCTCTCAATCTTTCGGCGCGTCCGCGCATCATCGGCCGTGCCGAGGTGAAGGATAAGCCGGCGCCGGTGGAAGCGCCCGCACAGCGCCGCCGTTCGAGCCAGGCGTCTTCGCCCGGCCCGCGCAGCGGCCAGCAGCGCACGCCCGAGCGCGATACCCCGGCCCCCCGCGGGCGGACCCCGGCGTCCCCCCCGCGCGGCGAGCGTGTGGAGCGGGCCAAGGAGCCCCGTCGTGGCGGCCCGCAGGTGCACCGCACCCTGTCGAAGACCGAGCAGGATGCACGGGCGCGCGCGCTGGCAACGGCGCGCACCCAGCAGGGCGAGCAGAAGAAGCGCGCCGAGGAAGAGGCGATTCGCGAACGCGATGCCATCGACCAGGCAAAGCGCGATCTGGCCGAAGCCGAACTGAAGCGCGAGCGCGAAGAGGCTCGCCGCAAGGCCGAGGAAGAACTGGCCGCCCGCAAGGCTGCCCAGGAAGAGACTGCGGCCGCCAACAAGGCTGCCGATGCGTCCGCGACCGAGGTCGACGGTGAAGTGCGCCCGGCGCGCGGCACCGGCCCGGTCCGCCGCAAGACCAGCAAGGAGCTGGAAGAAGACGAGGCGGCGAGCGCCAAGGCCAAGAAGGCCCGCGCCACCCCCACCAAGACTGCGGTCAAGGGCGACGACCGCCGGCGTACCAAGCTGACGATCACCACCGCCCTGGAAGACGATTCGGAGCGCGGGCGTTCGCTCGCAGCGCTGCGTCGCCGCCGTGAAAAAGAAAAGCGCGGCGGATCACGGTCCGGCCCGCGGGAGAAAGTTGTGCGCGAAGTCGTTATCCCCGACGCCATCTCGATCCAGGACCTTGCCTCGCGCATGTCCGAGCGTGGTGTGGACGTCATCAAGCTCCTCATGAAAGAGGGGCAGATGCACAAGATCACCGACATCATCGACGCCGAGACCGCCGAGCTGGTCGTGACCGAGTTCGGCCACACCGTGAAGCGCGTGTCCGAAGCCGATGTCGAAGAGGGTCTGTTCGACGCTCGCGACATGGATCTGGAAAACTCGATCACGCGGCCGCCGGTCGTGACGATCATGGGCCACGTCGACCACGGCAAGACCAGCCTGCTCGACGCGATCCGCAAGGCCAACGTGGTGTCCGGCGAAGCCGGCGGCATCACCCAGCACATCGGCGCCTATCAGGTCGAGCTGGACGGTCAGAAGATCACCTTCCTCGACACGCCGGGCCACGCCGCCTTTACCCAGATGCGTGCCCGCGGTGCCAAGGCGACCGATATCGTCATCCTGGTGGTGGCGGCGGACGATGGCGTGATGCCGCAGACGGCGGAGGCGATTTCTCACGCCAAGGCTGCCGGTGTTCCGATGATCGTGGCGATCAACAAGATCGACAAGCCGGGCGCCGATCCGACGCGTGTTCGCACGGACCTGCTCCAGCAGGACATCGTGGTCGAATCCATGTCGGGTGACGTTCAGGACGTGGAAGTCTCCGCGCTCAAGGGCCTTAACCTCGACAAGCTGCTCGAAGCGGTCATCCTCCAGTCCGAATTCCTGGAGCTGAAGGCCAACCCGGATCGCGAGGCGCATGGCGTCGTCGTGGAAGCCAAGCTCGACAAGGGGCGCGGCTCCGTGGCCACCGTTCTCGTCCAGCAGGGCACGCTGCGGGTCGGCGACATCATTGTCGCAGGCACGGAGTGGGGCAAGGTTCGCGCACTCCTCAACGACCAGGGCGACCGGGTCAGCGAAGCGCTGCCGTCCATGCCGGTCGAGGTTCTGGGCCTCAACGCCACGCCGGAAGCCGGCGACCAGTTCGTGGTCGTCGACAGCGAAGGCCGTGCGCGCGAGATCACCGAGTACCGCGAGCGCCTGAAGCGTGACACGAGCACCGCCCCGTCGACCGCCGTGTCGCTGGAGCAGATGATGTCGAACCTGCAGGCCGCGGGGCTCTCCGAGTTCCCGATCGTGCTGAAGGCCGATGTGCAGGGTTCGTCCGAGGCCATTGTCGGCGCACTCGAAAAGCTCAACACCGACGAAGTGGCGGCCCGCGTGCTGCACCAGGGCGTCGGCGCGATCACCGAATCGGACGTCACCCTTGCGGCGGCGACCGGCGGCGTGATCATCGGCTTCAACGTGCGTGCCAACAAGCAGGCCCGCGAATCGGCCGATCGGGCCGGCGTGGAAATCCGCTACTACTCGATCATCTACAACCTGATCGACGACGTGAAGGACGCCATGTCCGGCATGCTGAAGCCGGAGCGCCGCGAAACCTTCATCGGTTATGCGGAGATCCTCCAGGTCTTCAACATCACGAAGACCGGCAAGGTCGCGGGTTGCCGCGTCACCGAAGGCATGGTCGAGCGCGGTGCTGGTGTCCGCCTCCTGCGCGACAACGTGGTCATCCACGAGGGCATGCTGAAGACGCTGAAGCGCTTCAAGGACGAAGTGAAGGAAGTGCAGGTCGGCCAGGAGTGCGGCATGGCCTTCGAGAAGTACGAGGACATCCGCGAGGGCGACACCATCGAGTGTTTCCGCGTCGAGGAAGTCGAGCGCACGCTCGCCTAA
- a CDS encoding RNA-binding protein, whose protein sequence is MDHRGRPFRTRRGCARRRWRGRRCGGGCLLKKADRSPERTCALTRRTGTPDTMVRFVLSPDGVVTPDIKRRLPGRGVWVDGTRTSVAEAAKKRVFSRGFRADLKVSPTLADDVAALLRRAALERLSMAQKAGLVVAGFEKVRAAVRDRAVTGLIFASDASEDSRQKVEALAKKALELHNKWSVADVFSSAELESTLGRQRVVHVALAPGRTSDLFFTDALRLRGYEFGPLHPADVSNHTDELMFAGPLTV, encoded by the coding sequence CTGGATCACCGAGGAAGACCTTTCCGGACCCGCCGAGGATGCGCACGAAGGCGATGGCGAGGCAGACGTTGCGGCGGAGGCTGTCTCCTGAAGAAAGCGGATAGGTCGCCAGAACGAACATGTGCGCTGACCCGGCGAACGGGCACGCCGGACACCATGGTCCGGTTCGTGCTATCGCCGGACGGCGTCGTCACGCCTGATATCAAGCGCCGCCTTCCGGGGCGTGGCGTCTGGGTGGACGGCACGCGGACCAGCGTGGCGGAAGCTGCGAAGAAGCGGGTCTTTTCCCGCGGATTCCGTGCCGATTTGAAAGTTTCGCCAACGTTGGCGGATGATGTGGCGGCGCTTCTGCGCCGTGCCGCACTGGAGCGCCTGTCGATGGCGCAGAAGGCCGGCCTTGTTGTGGCCGGCTTCGAGAAAGTGCGGGCCGCCGTGCGTGACAGGGCGGTGACAGGGCTGATTTTTGCAAGCGATGCATCTGAAGATAGCCGCCAAAAGGTGGAGGCGCTTGCCAAAAAGGCTTTGGAACTCCATAACAAGTGGAGTGTGGCTGACGTGTTTTCTTCGGCTGAGCTGGAGAGCACCTTGGGGCGTCAACGTGTGGTTCATGTCGCACTCGCGCCCGGCCGAACGAGCGATCTCTTCTTCACGGACGCTCTGCGCTTGCGCGGCTACGAGTTTGGGCCATTGCATCCCGCGGACGTTTCCAACCACACCGACGAACTCATGTTCGCAGGACCTTTGACTGTATGA